The following coding sequences lie in one Arachis stenosperma cultivar V10309 chromosome 5, arast.V10309.gnm1.PFL2, whole genome shotgun sequence genomic window:
- the LOC130981310 gene encoding protein PLASTID MOVEMENT IMPAIRED 1-like, translating to METGHYSYSPKRNSNARLLEELEALSKSLYQSHTARRTASLALPRDSAPPPVKSVEDDNASAKVDIQSSNKPRTRRLSLSPWRSRPKREDNKPPSSKPQQTENLAEKRGIWSWKPMRALSHITMQKLSCLFSVEVVTAQNLPSSMNGLRLSVCVRKKETKDGAVQTMPSRVVQGAADFEETLFIRCHVYCNHGSGKQLKFEPRPFYIYLVAVDAKELNFGRTSVDLSRLVQESIEKSWQGTRVRQWETSFSLCGKAKGGELVLKFGFQIMEKDGAGIAIYNQDENLNSKSSRFISLASSFRKQSKRSFSVPSARITSRDDAWTPSDIRSIGDFHGLHDLSLDDTISVQDSSASVQKLDDGKEKVEDFHLLDFDVVDKGVEVQKQKKGDGEESERSVEGKSASSEVVKEIVHDQLHLTRLTELDSIAQQLKALETMIGEDINLIKARDTDSQRLDSDEETVTREFLQILEDKVTRRYKINHSEIPPFQLEGHAHEHGNEDSSEKEESKVYLPHLGKGLGCVIQTKDGGYLASMNPLDSVVARNDTPKLAMQMSKPFVLQSHQFSMGLELFQKLVANGIEDFSSEVLSLMPIDEMIGKSAEQVAFEGIASAIIQGRNKEGASSSAARIVSALNSMANAMSSGRKERISTGLWNVDENPLTAEQILAFTMQKIESMAIEALKIQADMAEEEAPFDVSVTTSKEGNNDKDLLSSAISLEDWVKDQSYNETSASSYKEASHITLIFVVQLRDPKRRYEAVGGPMMVLVHATADTKKNEYNYDHEDGEEQKFKVTNMDVGGFKVRSGVKNYAWDGQKQRLTAMQWLVEYGLGKAGKKIKNNALIKGQDSLWSISSNIMGDMWLNTMRNPDIKLVVNQ from the coding sequence ATGGAAACTGGTCATTATTCTTACTCTCCCAAAAGAAATTCCAATGCTAGGCTTCTTGAAGAGTTAGAGGCTCTAAGCAAATCCCTTTACCAATCACACACAGCTAGAAGAACAGCTTCCCTTGCTTTGCCAAGAGATTCAGCTCCTCCTCCTGTCAAATCTGTTGAAGATGACAATGCCAGTGCTAAAGTTGATATCCAAAGCAGTAACAAACCTCGCACACGCCGGTTGTCGTTGTCGCCGTGGAGATCAAGGCCGAAGCGAGAGGATAACAAGCCACCCTCCTCAAAGCCACAACAAACAGAGAATTTGGCTGAGAAGAGAGGGATTTGGAGCTGGAAGCCTATGAGGGCCCTTTCTCACATTACAATGCAGAAACTAAGTTGTTTGTTTTCTGTTGAAGTTGTAACTGCTCAAAACCTTCCTTCATCAATGAATGGACTAAGGCTTTCTGTTTGTGTTAGAAAGAAGGAAACAAAAGATGGTGCTGTCCAAACAATGCCATCAAGGGTTGTTCAAGGAGCTGCAGATTTTGAAGAGACTCTTTTCATCAGGTGCCATGTTTATTGCAACCATGGCAGTGGAAAGCAGCTTAAGTTCGAGCCGAGGCCATTTTATATATACCTTGTTGCGGTTGATGCTAAAGAGCTTAACTTTGGAAGAACCTCGGTGGACTTGAGCCGGTTGGTTCAAGAATCCATTGAGAAAAGCTGGCAAGGCACCCGGGTTCGGCAATGGGAGACAAGCTTTTCCTTGTGTGGCAAGGCAAAAGGAGGTGAGCTGGTTCTGAAATTCGGTTTCCAAATCATGGAGAAAGATGGTGCAGGGATTGCAATTTACAATCAGGACGAGAACTTGAATTCCAAGTCCAGCAGGTTCATAAGCCTGGCATCTTCGTTTCGCAAACAATCCAAGAGATCCTTCAGTGTTCCTAGTGCAAGAATAACAAGCAGAGATGATGCTTGGACTCCTTCAGATATAAGGTCAATAGGGGATTTTCATGGATTGCATGATTTGAGTCTTGATGACACAATTTCGGTCCAGGATTCCTCAGCTTCTGTCCAAAAACTTGATGATGGCAAGGAGAAGGTAGAGGATTTCCATCTTCTGGATTTTGATGTCGTTGATAAAGGTGTTGAGGTTCAAAAGCAGAAAAAAGGTGATGGAGAAGAATCTGAGAGGTCTGTGGAAGGGAAATCAGCTTCAAGTGAGGTGGTCAAGGAGATAGTACATGACCAATTGCACCTCACTAGATTAACCGAGCTTGATTCGATTGCACAGCAGTTAAAGGCTCTTGAGACCATGATAGGGGAGGATATCAACTTGATAAAAGCAAGGGATACAGACTCACAAAGATTGGATTCTGATGAAGAAACAGTGACAAGAGAGTTTCTTCAGATTCTTGAGGATAAAGTGACCAGaagatacaaaataaaccatTCTGAAATTCCACCTTTCCAACTTGAAGGGCATGCACATGAACATGGAAATGAAGATTCTTCTGAGAAGGAGGAATCCAAAGTTTATCTTCCTCATCTTGGCAAGGGCTTGGGTTGTGTGATTCAAACAAAAGATGGGGGCTACTTGGCATCCATGAATCCTTTGGACAGTGTTGTGGCCAGAAATGATACTCCAAAGCTAGCAATGCAGATGTCAAAGCCTTTTGTGTTGCAATCACATCAATTCTCAATGGGGTTAGAGTTGTTTCAGAAACTGGTTGCCAATGGTATTGAAGATTTCAGCTCTGAAGTTCTCTCCTTGATGCCAATAGATGAAATGATAGGCAAAAGTGCAGAACAGGTTGCTTTTGAAGGCATTGCTTCTGCCATCATACAAGGTAGGAACAAGGAAGGAGCGAGTTCAAGTGCTGCACGCATAGTTTCTGCCCTGAATAGTATGGCGAATGCTATGAGTTCAGGAAGGAAGGAAAGGATTTCAACAGGGCTTTGGAATGTAGATGAAAATCCACTCACTGCAGAGCAAATCCTTGCATTCACAATGCAGAAGATTGAGTCCATGGCGATTGAGGCGCTGAAAATTCAAGCCGATATGGCCGAGGAAGAAGCTCCATTCGATGTTTCTGTGACCACCTCAAAGGAAGGAAACAATGACAAAGATCTGTTGAGTTCTGCTATTTCACTTGAGGACTGGGTCAAAGATCAAAGCTACAATGAAACCAGTGCAAGTTCTTACAAAGAAGCATCACATATCACACTGATATTTGTTGTCCAATTGAGGGATCCGAAAAGGCGCTATGAGGCGGTTGGGGGTCCTATGATGGTACTAGTTCATGCAACTGCAGACACAAAGAAGAATGAATATAATTATGATCATGAAGATGGTGAGGAGCAAAAGTTTAAGGTAACTAACATGGATGTTGGGGGCTTCAAGGTTAGGAGTGGTGTAAAGAATTATGCATGGGACGGACAGAAGCAAAGACTAACTGCAATGCAATGGCTGGTGGAATATGGATTGGGAAAGGCAGGGAAGAAAATCAAGAATAATGCATTGATCAAAGGACAAGATTCTCTGTggagcatttcatcaaacatcaTGGGTGACATGTGGCTCAACACCATGAGGAACCCAGATATCAAACTTGTGGTGAACCAATAA